The following coding sequences are from one Arthrobacter sp. 24S4-2 window:
- a CDS encoding ATP-binding cassette domain-containing protein → MQLARNAVSSRPGTALAIGAAALVAGWLVSMLLPGYLVYLATTAIVATISLIGLGVVTGTAGMIVLCQLTFAAVGAWIVSWLNVVGAPGGLLVWVVAGGIVAGVAGTIIGLPALRLRGVNLAVVTLGFAAAADLTLMKTQFPGAVSGTKIQRPELFSTDRSYFFLTIIVLVALALAVFFLQKSRWGSSWRAVAFSERGTASAGSSVRIAKLTAFAASSAIAGIAGGLMAGQVSTAFPSGFTTLQSLALYVLSIVAGAHLIEMALFGGILWVLIPELLKRWGIPQDWGLVVFGAMGIQALTSNSNLGQDIRNALLRRKQGRSDPATAVLPSLLEETPEAPFHAAVEGKVLLKVENLTVQFGQIKALHNVNMTVSEGTIVGLIGPNGAGKSTFVDAVSGFLPQHAGEVWLGEDRLNDLAPHHRARTGLRRTFQQDRVPPSLTVYEYMKFITRGQSSRDEITGLLDFFGCPGPGEKISNVDVGTRRIIEVAANIAARPRLLVLDEPAAGLSHQEHIAFGQRLRQVPQRYGTAILIIEHDLDLVRSVCQYITVLDFGEVLASGEQEEVLSDPKVLKAYMGETELI, encoded by the coding sequence ATGCAGCTCGCTAGAAATGCCGTTTCGTCGCGGCCAGGAACTGCCCTCGCCATTGGTGCTGCAGCACTGGTCGCCGGATGGCTGGTCAGCATGCTGCTTCCCGGCTACCTCGTGTATCTGGCGACGACGGCGATCGTCGCCACCATTTCGCTGATCGGGCTGGGCGTCGTCACGGGGACCGCTGGCATGATTGTCCTGTGCCAACTTACGTTCGCCGCGGTCGGAGCTTGGATCGTATCCTGGCTAAATGTGGTGGGAGCACCGGGCGGTCTGCTTGTCTGGGTGGTGGCAGGCGGCATCGTCGCGGGAGTGGCGGGTACCATCATTGGCTTGCCGGCATTGCGGCTGCGAGGTGTCAATCTTGCCGTTGTCACTCTCGGTTTCGCGGCCGCGGCAGACCTGACCCTGATGAAAACCCAATTCCCAGGGGCAGTGAGCGGCACCAAGATTCAGCGGCCCGAATTGTTCAGTACGGACCGGTCGTACTTTTTTCTGACAATTATCGTGTTGGTTGCCCTCGCTCTGGCCGTGTTCTTCCTACAGAAGAGCCGCTGGGGCAGCAGCTGGCGGGCGGTCGCCTTCTCCGAACGAGGCACAGCTTCGGCGGGCAGCAGTGTACGGATCGCCAAGCTGACCGCCTTCGCGGCCAGTTCAGCGATCGCTGGAATAGCCGGTGGCCTCATGGCCGGCCAGGTGTCCACAGCGTTTCCCTCCGGCTTTACCACGCTCCAGTCTTTGGCTCTCTACGTGCTGTCCATAGTCGCCGGCGCGCACTTAATTGAAATGGCTTTGTTCGGGGGCATCCTGTGGGTGCTGATTCCGGAACTGCTCAAGCGCTGGGGTATCCCCCAGGACTGGGGCCTGGTCGTCTTCGGTGCCATGGGCATCCAGGCGCTGACCAGCAATTCGAATCTTGGCCAAGACATCCGCAACGCCCTCCTTCGCCGCAAGCAGGGCAGATCCGACCCGGCCACGGCCGTCCTGCCGTCTCTGCTTGAGGAAACACCCGAAGCCCCCTTCCATGCCGCAGTTGAGGGAAAGGTCTTGCTCAAAGTCGAGAACCTTACCGTCCAGTTCGGACAAATCAAGGCGCTTCACAACGTGAACATGACTGTCTCCGAAGGGACAATCGTCGGCTTGATCGGCCCGAACGGCGCCGGCAAGTCCACGTTTGTTGATGCCGTATCGGGGTTCCTGCCCCAGCATGCGGGCGAGGTCTGGCTCGGCGAGGACCGGCTTAACGACTTGGCGCCCCACCACAGGGCGCGTACCGGACTGAGGCGCACGTTCCAGCAGGACCGGGTGCCGCCGAGCCTCACGGTTTACGAGTACATGAAGTTCATCACCCGCGGGCAGTCGAGCCGGGACGAGATCACGGGCCTCCTGGACTTCTTCGGTTGTCCGGGGCCCGGAGAAAAAATCTCCAACGTCGATGTCGGCACGCGCCGGATTATCGAGGTCGCTGCCAACATCGCCGCCCGTCCCCGGCTGCTGGTTCTGGACGAACCGGCCGCGGGCCTCTCCCACCAAGAACACATCGCCTTCGGCCAGAGGCTGCGGCAGGTTCCGCAGCGCTACGGGACCGCGATCCTGATCATCGAACATGATCTGGATCTGGTGCGCAGCGTCTGCCAGTACATCACCGTGCTGGATTTCGGTGAAGTGCTGGCAAGCGGTGAACAGGAAGAAGTTCTTTCCGATCCGAAAGTCCTCAAGGCCTACATGGGCGAAACGGAGCTGATATGA
- a CDS encoding ABC transporter substrate-binding protein, translated as MSKKSLAATAISAVCLMALTACGGNATGSTAAGQPIVVASVNALSGPVTFSEASQAAKAVFDKFNADGGLNGRPIQYEVLDDKSDPAAATAAARDAVGKGAVALVGSASLLDCEVNSKYYEQEGLVSIQGTGVDPNCFSTPSISPVNSGPYLDSQLTLTYGSEKLGLKKICGLLEIAGSTRPAYQKAFDAWSKATGKTFAMLDDTVPYGAPDFTPYVVKAKEAGCDAIFSNGVEPDASGVLKAAEAQGMKDMTFLFLTSAYSEQFAQAASFVGKGVYVPAEFSPYTVDGIAANDDWRELMEKNNIPLTSFGQGGYLAATHFLETLRTIKGDVTHETVAAAFKAQTRPSENAMTGTPFIFGAGDSHSSNTAGWPITIRPGSTTWESAANDWMTVK; from the coding sequence ATGAGCAAGAAATCACTGGCAGCAACAGCCATCAGCGCCGTCTGCCTGATGGCATTAACAGCCTGCGGAGGCAATGCAACCGGCTCGACCGCCGCGGGGCAGCCGATCGTCGTCGCCTCGGTCAACGCGCTCAGCGGCCCGGTCACGTTCTCGGAAGCGTCGCAGGCAGCCAAGGCGGTTTTCGACAAGTTCAACGCCGACGGCGGCTTGAACGGCAGGCCCATCCAGTACGAGGTACTCGATGACAAGAGCGACCCGGCGGCTGCCACGGCAGCCGCGCGGGATGCAGTAGGCAAAGGGGCCGTGGCCCTGGTTGGCTCGGCCAGCCTGCTGGACTGCGAGGTCAACTCCAAGTACTACGAGCAGGAAGGCTTGGTCTCTATTCAGGGCACCGGCGTAGACCCTAACTGCTTCAGTACCCCGAGCATTTCCCCCGTCAATTCCGGCCCCTATCTTGACAGCCAGCTCACCCTCACCTACGGCAGCGAAAAACTGGGCCTGAAAAAGATCTGCGGCCTTCTGGAGATCGCCGGATCCACCCGGCCGGCCTACCAAAAGGCCTTTGATGCGTGGAGCAAGGCGACTGGTAAAACCTTCGCCATGCTGGATGACACGGTCCCGTATGGAGCGCCGGATTTCACCCCTTACGTTGTCAAAGCCAAGGAAGCCGGCTGCGACGCCATATTCTCCAACGGTGTCGAACCGGACGCCAGCGGCGTGTTGAAGGCTGCAGAAGCCCAGGGCATGAAAGATATGACATTCCTGTTCCTGACCTCCGCCTACTCAGAGCAGTTCGCCCAAGCGGCAAGCTTTGTCGGCAAGGGTGTCTATGTGCCGGCGGAGTTCTCCCCTTACACGGTAGATGGAATCGCAGCGAACGACGACTGGAGGGAACTCATGGAAAAGAACAACATTCCGCTGACCTCTTTCGGTCAGGGCGGCTACCTGGCAGCGACCCACTTTCTCGAAACGCTCAGGACCATCAAGGGGGACGTGACGCATGAGACGGTGGCCGCAGCCTTCAAGGCCCAAACAAGACCATCCGAGAACGCTATGACCGGCACCCCCTTTATCTTTGGTGCCGGTGACAGCCACTCGTCAAATACTGCGGGCTGGCCGATCACCATCCGTCCTGGATCTACGACCTGGGAGAGCGCGGCCAACGACTGGATGACGGTGAAATAA
- a CDS encoding ABC transporter ATP-binding protein codes for MTTLTLYEVAISRGAGPVVSGVSLTVRPGTITALVGPNGAGKTSLLEAVSGVVQASAGKIVVDGTDITTMSRRKRAKLGIAHVEQGRAVFPSLTVRENLEITARTTSDFDGALALFPELEKRLTSATGLLSGGEQQMVVLARAFAAQPKLLLIDEMSLGLAPVVFLRLMPIVKHIADTGVGVLLVEQFAHLALQIATDALVFTGGRVTYSGSADVLLRSPETLHKAYLG; via the coding sequence ATGACAACGCTGACACTCTACGAGGTAGCGATAAGCCGCGGCGCAGGGCCTGTTGTTTCCGGCGTTTCGTTGACGGTTAGACCAGGAACCATAACCGCCCTCGTGGGGCCTAACGGGGCAGGTAAGACCAGCTTGCTGGAAGCAGTGTCCGGAGTTGTCCAGGCCAGCGCCGGCAAGATCGTGGTCGACGGCACGGACATCACCACGATGTCGCGACGGAAACGCGCCAAGCTGGGTATCGCGCATGTGGAGCAGGGCAGGGCGGTTTTTCCGTCGCTGACGGTTCGGGAAAACCTTGAAATCACAGCCAGAACCACGTCGGACTTCGACGGCGCGCTGGCGTTGTTCCCCGAACTGGAGAAACGGCTCACATCTGCAACTGGCCTGCTTTCCGGCGGGGAACAGCAGATGGTGGTCCTGGCACGTGCCTTCGCTGCACAGCCGAAGTTGCTGCTGATAGACGAGATGTCCCTCGGGTTGGCGCCGGTGGTCTTCCTGCGGCTCATGCCCATTGTGAAACATATCGCTGACACGGGCGTGGGCGTTCTGTTGGTGGAACAGTTCGCCCACTTGGCCCTGCAGATTGCCACGGATGCACTGGTGTTCACTGGCGGGCGCGTCACGTATTCCGGCAGTGCCGACGTGCTGCTCAGGAGCCCCGAGACACTGCACAAGGCATATCTTGGCTGA
- a CDS encoding branched-chain amino acid ABC transporter permease, with the protein MLQGAFAGLAAGGVYAVIAVCLTLMAQLVRVINFSQAAVGMFGAFLAVSFAGMGVPQVPAIALGIVVGALMSAGLGMIIATWLPEASISARSAVTVAALLLLISMSFILFGTKPKTFRAVFSGPAFTFQGVVISQVTVVMVILAVVVSVAAKLVLGKTTIGVKLRAIADRPVAAELLGVPVKPLAIGVWAVTGIIVGIAIAVVAPTQTSDAVSLSMLVISASAAALLGGFKRLDLALIGGLLLGMTQGAAAQFSQLILLRDWIPLVVIVVFLLWNQRREVWDAAR; encoded by the coding sequence ATGCTTCAGGGTGCATTCGCAGGCCTTGCCGCCGGCGGCGTTTACGCCGTCATCGCAGTCTGCCTTACGCTCATGGCCCAATTGGTGCGGGTCATCAACTTCTCCCAAGCCGCCGTCGGCATGTTCGGGGCTTTCCTTGCCGTCTCGTTTGCCGGCATGGGGGTTCCCCAAGTGCCCGCGATCGCCTTGGGGATTGTCGTCGGTGCACTGATGTCAGCAGGGCTGGGCATGATTATCGCCACCTGGTTGCCGGAGGCGTCCATCAGCGCCCGTTCCGCAGTGACCGTGGCTGCTCTTCTGCTCCTGATATCCATGTCTTTCATTCTGTTCGGCACTAAACCCAAAACGTTCCGCGCCGTCTTCTCCGGTCCGGCCTTCACCTTCCAGGGCGTGGTTATCAGCCAGGTAACCGTCGTCATGGTCATACTCGCCGTTGTCGTTTCCGTCGCGGCGAAACTGGTACTGGGCAAGACGACTATCGGCGTCAAACTCAGGGCCATCGCCGACCGGCCTGTTGCCGCCGAACTACTGGGTGTGCCGGTCAAGCCACTTGCCATCGGGGTGTGGGCCGTAACGGGCATCATCGTAGGGATAGCCATCGCCGTTGTCGCTCCGACCCAGACCAGCGATGCGGTGTCGCTTTCGATGTTGGTGATTTCCGCGTCGGCAGCGGCCTTGCTTGGTGGTTTCAAACGACTGGACCTCGCCCTGATCGGAGGGCTGTTACTGGGAATGACTCAAGGCGCTGCTGCCCAATTCAGCCAACTGATCCTCTTGAGGGACTGGATACCGCTCGTCGTAATTGTCGTCTTCCTTCTCTGGAACCAGCGCCGGGAGGTGTGGGATGCAGCTCGCTAG